The Kordia sp. SMS9 DNA window GTATTTTCACCTGTAAATCGCGGTCCCACTACATTGGGAAAGACAAATTCGTAACTTCCCGCCAAAGGCACCAGCATTTCTGTATAATATAGGTCAATCGTAACTATGTCGTTTTGGATGATGTTTCCAACGTTCATTTGAAACACATTCGGACGATGTTGATCGAGTTTAGCAGCTCGTTTTCCTTCTTTGAGCGCTTTGTCATACACACGTTGTGCTTCTTGTTTTTCGTAGATTTTTGCGTTGATCGTACGATCGCCAATCGTCATTTGCATTTTGTGCACCGCAGCTTGGGTTGACAATGGAAATACATATTTCGCTTCAATGGGAATGTTGCCTGTATTTTGATACGTTTGCGCAATGTGTACATGCGCAATGTTTCCTGAAATTTTTACCTCAACATTCGTTGATTTTAAAGGAATCACTGCATTTGGTGTCAATACTTCTAGGTATGGACTTTCGGTATTTTGCGCAAATCCGATACTGGAAATGAGCGCGATAAAAAAGAGACAAATATGTTTCATAGGATTGAGATTTTGATAGTTTTTATTTGTTTGATGATTCAAATATCATATCAAAACCGCATAAAATTTGGTGTGTTTTAGTATTCGTTGTGGATGATCTAGAATTCGTTTTGAAACGTGTCCTATCTCACGGAAGTGAAAAAAATAAACAGCTAAAAGCGCATACTTTTTTTAAAAAATACCACGCTAACACCTTTACTTATACACGTGTTTTTACCTGATTTACAATACTTTGTAAGCTTTTTTTATTAATCAACTATTTTTTCTCCTATATTTAATTCAAAGAAAACAACCACTAACCTTTAATATCCATCTTATGAAACGTTCCTTTCTATACCTTTTTATAGCCAGTTTAAGTTTGAATATATCATGTAAAACGAATGTAGAACCCAAAGTATTATTTCAAACTACGTATAGTAGCGCAAAAGACTCGCTGACTATTATTGATGAAGAGAATGCCTTAGTCACGATTTCTTTGAACGATACCGATTCGTATTCGAAATATACTTATACCTTGAGTGATGAAAACGGAACTGTGCATACAAATGACACGCTTCCACTTTCCAAAGAGTTTTCTGTGGATGTAAAGAAAACAGCCAAATTTAAGAAATATTCCAATCAAGATGTAGACCTCAACGTGACGCTCATTGGTGATGGAGTTAGCAAAACGATTACACGTGATATTGATTATCTATTTGACGCCACTTCGCCAATTCCGTATGTAGTGATACAAACCAAAACTGGTGAGTTTCCTGTTGATAGAACACGTTTAGATGCGGACTTTGAATTTTATGATATTCCGATGAAAGATGGTTGGTATAGTATGACTGGTGATCATCAATCGGCATCAGGAACCATTCATGCAAGAGGACAAGGAAGTTTGGGATTCCCGAAAAAAAGTTTCTCATTAAATTTCGGAAAAGACAATCCGTTGTCTATTATGGGCATGCCCGATAGTCATAAATGGGTGATGATTGCCAATTGGGTAGATACCTCTCAATTGTGTAATAAAGTTTCGTATGATTCGTATGCTGAAATGGGACATTACGGTCCGCAAAGCAGACATGTACAAGTGTTTTTGAATGGCGAATATTGGGGATTGTATACGTATGGAGAAAAGATACAACGTGGAAAAAATCATGTGAATACCGCGAAGAAAAGTGATGGTGGATTTATTGTGAAAGAAGTAGATAATGCGCCTGATTTTACAACAATTACAGGAAGAACATTTCAGTATGAATATCCTGATAATGAAGAAGCAACAGACGAGCAAAAAGCACATATTCAAGAAACTATAAATTCATACGAAGTAAAGGTAAAGACTGGACAAGATTGGGAAGAAAGTGTCGCTGAGGAAGCTGAGATTGATTATTTTATCATGACTGATGTTTTTGCGAATCCAGATAGTTATTATAATGGTAAAAATGTATTCTATTTTTTGAATCTTGATAACAAGTTAGAACCTGTAATTTGGGACTTTATTTGGGCATTTGGAACACCGTATTATACCTGTAATAACAATAACCCTTGGTGTTATATTTATTCGCCAATTGGTGCTGCATATTGTCCTACTCCAAATTGCACTTGGGGAACAGCAAATTTAAAACCTCAAAGTGAGTTAATGTATGGCAATCCAAATTACGGCTATTCTGTAGGCTTTAATCGTTTTCAATTGATGAAATATTATATGAAAACAGCACAAAATGTGAACATGTTTAAAGATCGGTATTCCGATTGGCGAAATGGTACAAATGGAAAAAAGCCCGTACTATCTGATGCTAATATTTTAGGAAGAACGGATAAATTGATTGCGATTTTACGTTCTGGTGAAATTTATAAAAAAGATAGTATCCGCTGGTCTGTTGATCCTGATTTTAGCAATAGAGCGCGATTTTCTCCAGAAGACGTTCGTACTAAAATAAAAGAGCGATTGCAATTTATGGATGGAGTTGTGCCGAATTTGAAAGTACAGTGATCATAAAGTATGTATGTAAATCTTACATCACATCGAGTGCAATAGAGAAGCTAAAGGAAACTAAGACTTTAATTGAATCTCGACTGCGCTCGATTTGACATTTTTGTCACAAAAGTTGATCATTAAATTTAAAAGAGTTTTATTTTTTAGTGAAAGAAGCCTTATTTTTACGGTGTAAACCTAAAAAAAACTATGTCCATACATTATAAATCTGCTTCAGCATCAAGAGTTTCCATTTCTGAATTGATGTTGCCCTCCTACTCAAATTTTAATGGAAAAATTCATGGTGGTTATATTCTTTCATTATTAGATCAAATTGCATTTGCCTGTGCTTCCAAACATTCAAGAGCGTATTGTGTAACAGCTTCTGTAGATACGGTTGATTTTCTAAATCCGATTGAAGTGGGCGAATTGGTCACGATGCGCGCTTCTATCAATTATGTGGGCCGAACTTCGATGGTAGTTGGCATTCGCGTGGAAGCGGAAAATATTCAAACTGGCGTAGTAAAACATTGTAATTCATCCTATTTTACCATGGTTGCCCGTGATGATGATGGAAAGAGCGTAGAAGTTGACGGTTTAATTTTGGAAAATACAACAGAGATCAAACGCTTTTTAAAAGCCGTAAAACGTATCGAAATGAAACGCCATCGCAAAGAAGAATTTGATCGTGCAGATTTTGTTCCAGAAGAGTACTTAGCAGATTTAAAAACGTATAAAGTGAAAATTACTTGCACGGATCAATTGTAGTGGAATTGTGTGTTAGGTTGCTTTGCGCATTGTTCTTAGCTGTTGGCTGTTATTTAAATTTAGCATTTTAACTTTGTTATTTATTTATTTATTTATTTATGCGTTCTTAAATACATTTTACAAAACGTACCAGAAGCTAAAAGCCTAAAAACAAAGCTTTCCAACTATTATTCCCGTATTTTTTAACATTTTGAAAAAAAAACCTATTTTTATCGCATAATTAAAACCGATTACTCCTACATGAAGCTGAATTCATATTGCTGCTTACTCCTCGTATTGCTTGTAAGCGCTCAAGTCTATTCTCAAAAAAGAATTGATTCCACTCCAGAAGACATCCAAAAAGCAAAAACACTCAAAGAAACGTATGAAGATGATGATGTGGTGTTGCTAGATGCTACCGAAGAAATCCAATTTGGTATTGACCGAAGAACTCAAAATGTGACCGTGAAGCAAAATCTCTCGGAACATTTAATAAACATTAGTTCGCGTTCAGATATTCAGAAGTATATTTTTTATGATAGCTTTTCTAGTATAGAGAAATTTCAATTATCATTTCGCAATAAAAAGAAAGCCAATTTCTTGGTGCAAGATGATTTTTATCAAAGTGATGAAATGTTTTATCACGATGCACGCGTAAAGTATGTAAATGTTGATTTTCCAACGCAAGGCTATCGTTATTATTACAATTTAATCAAAAATTATAAAGACATTAAATACTTTACGTCCATCTACTTTAGTGGGCAACATCCTATTGTGGAAAAGAAAGTAAAATTGATTGTTCCTGATTGGTTAACACTTGAAATCAAAGAATTCAATTTTGAAGGCTACGATATTATCAAAGAGACCAATCGTAATGAAAAATTAAAAGCAACAGAATATATTTTCACGATCAAAAATATGCCTTCCGATCCTAAAGAACTTAATATTTTAGGACCTTCTCACTCCAAACCACATATCCTAATTCTGCCAAAGTCCTTTGAATTTCGCAAGAAAACACTCGCACTTTTTAACGAAACCAAAGATTTGTACAAATGGTATAAATCTCTGGTAGACAGCA harbors:
- a CDS encoding acyl-CoA thioesterase, with the translated sequence MSIHYKSASASRVSISELMLPSYSNFNGKIHGGYILSLLDQIAFACASKHSRAYCVTASVDTVDFLNPIEVGELVTMRASINYVGRTSMVVGIRVEAENIQTGVVKHCNSSYFTMVARDDDGKSVEVDGLILENTTEIKRFLKAVKRIEMKRHRKEEFDRADFVPEEYLADLKTYKVKITCTDQL
- a CDS encoding CotH kinase family protein, with protein sequence MKRSFLYLFIASLSLNISCKTNVEPKVLFQTTYSSAKDSLTIIDEENALVTISLNDTDSYSKYTYTLSDENGTVHTNDTLPLSKEFSVDVKKTAKFKKYSNQDVDLNVTLIGDGVSKTITRDIDYLFDATSPIPYVVIQTKTGEFPVDRTRLDADFEFYDIPMKDGWYSMTGDHQSASGTIHARGQGSLGFPKKSFSLNFGKDNPLSIMGMPDSHKWVMIANWVDTSQLCNKVSYDSYAEMGHYGPQSRHVQVFLNGEYWGLYTYGEKIQRGKNHVNTAKKSDGGFIVKEVDNAPDFTTITGRTFQYEYPDNEEATDEQKAHIQETINSYEVKVKTGQDWEESVAEEAEIDYFIMTDVFANPDSYYNGKNVFYFLNLDNKLEPVIWDFIWAFGTPYYTCNNNNPWCYIYSPIGAAYCPTPNCTWGTANLKPQSELMYGNPNYGYSVGFNRFQLMKYYMKTAQNVNMFKDRYSDWRNGTNGKKPVLSDANILGRTDKLIAILRSGEIYKKDSIRWSVDPDFSNRARFSPEDVRTKIKERLQFMDGVVPNLKVQ